One part of the Candidatus Eisenbacteria bacterium genome encodes these proteins:
- a CDS encoding pirin family protein, with the protein MSLRPIQRILESKPTMEGAGVRLRRAFGFGETRDFDPFLLFDDFRGDRPEDYIAGFPWHPHRGIETITYVLAGTVNHGDSLGNQGVLGAGDVQWMTAGSGILHQEMPRGDAEGRMHGFQLWANLPSTLKMTAPRYQDVTAKDIPEVLEDDGTRVRVVCGSFWGRTGPVDGVAADPRYLDVYVPPGRRRTLPVESARHAFAYVFAGAGTFRDASEPRPVMTEPPGPGSAPRALAPSPETGNRSLVLFGGGDEITVQAGEEGVRFLLVSGRPLEEPVAWYGPIVMNTQDELQQAYEELKNGTFIRRA; encoded by the coding sequence ATGTCGCTTCGACCCATCCAGCGGATCCTCGAGTCCAAGCCGACCATGGAAGGCGCGGGAGTGCGCCTGCGCCGGGCCTTCGGGTTCGGCGAGACCCGGGACTTCGATCCATTCCTGCTGTTCGACGACTTCCGGGGCGACCGGCCCGAGGACTACATCGCCGGCTTCCCGTGGCACCCGCACCGCGGCATCGAGACCATCACCTACGTGCTCGCCGGGACGGTGAATCACGGCGACAGCCTGGGCAACCAGGGGGTGCTGGGCGCGGGGGACGTGCAGTGGATGACTGCCGGCAGCGGCATCCTGCACCAGGAGATGCCCCGCGGCGACGCCGAGGGGCGCATGCACGGCTTCCAGTTGTGGGCCAACCTGCCGTCCACGCTGAAGATGACGGCGCCGCGCTACCAGGACGTCACCGCGAAGGACATCCCCGAGGTCCTGGAGGATGACGGCACGCGCGTGCGCGTGGTGTGCGGCAGCTTCTGGGGGCGCACCGGCCCGGTGGACGGCGTGGCCGCCGACCCGCGCTACCTGGACGTGTACGTGCCGCCCGGACGCCGCAGGACGCTGCCCGTGGAATCCGCGCGCCATGCGTTCGCGTACGTGTTCGCGGGCGCGGGCACATTTCGCGACGCCTCCGAGCCCCGGCCGGTGATGACCGAGCCGCCGGGGCCGGGATCGGCGCCGAGGGCTCTCGCGCCCTCCCCCGAGACCGGCAACCGCTCGCTGGTGCTCTTCGGTGGCGGCGACGAAATTACCGTGCAGGCCGGGGAGGAGGGGGTCCGGTTCCTGCTGGTCTCGGGCCGGCCGCTGGAGGAGCCTGTGGCCTGGTACGGGCCCATCGTCATGAACACCCAGGATGAGTTGCAGCAGGCCTACGAGGAGCTCAAGAACGGGACGTTCATCCGCCGCGCGTGA
- a CDS encoding cysteine synthase family protein, protein MDILNAIGDTSIVRLRKVVPPGCAEILAKLEWENPTGSMKDRMARAVISRAEADGRLRPGDTVLEYTGGSTGTSLALVCAARGLRIRIVTSDAFSREKLDHMAALGAELTLVPSEGGRTTRKLILDMIEAARVLSQEPHTYWTDQLNNQDSIAGYHPLGEEIWNQAEGKIDAFVHCVGTAASLRGVAAVLKRHKPDIRIVAVEPAESSVLLGGQPGPHKIEGVGIGFTPPLWDPALVDDILAVRTDDAKEMTRRIAREEALFAGTSSGANVIAAIRVGQQLGPGARVVTLMVDSGLKYLSTDVYRGT, encoded by the coding sequence ATGGACATTCTCAACGCCATCGGGGACACGTCGATCGTCCGGCTGCGCAAGGTCGTGCCGCCCGGGTGCGCGGAGATCCTCGCCAAACTCGAGTGGGAGAACCCCACCGGGAGCATGAAGGACCGGATGGCCCGGGCCGTCATCTCGAGGGCGGAAGCGGATGGCAGGCTGCGCCCCGGCGACACCGTGCTCGAGTATACCGGTGGCAGCACCGGGACCTCCCTCGCCCTGGTCTGCGCGGCCAGGGGCTTGCGGATCCGGATCGTCACTTCCGATGCGTTCAGCCGCGAGAAGCTGGACCACATGGCCGCGCTGGGTGCGGAGTTGACGCTGGTACCGAGCGAGGGAGGCCGCACCACCAGGAAGCTGATCCTGGACATGATCGAAGCCGCCCGTGTGTTGAGCCAGGAGCCGCATACGTATTGGACCGACCAGCTCAACAACCAGGACAGCATCGCGGGCTATCACCCGCTGGGCGAGGAGATCTGGAACCAGGCAGAAGGGAAGATCGACGCCTTCGTTCATTGCGTCGGCACGGCTGCCTCCCTGCGCGGGGTCGCGGCGGTGCTGAAGCGGCACAAGCCGGACATCAGGATCGTCGCCGTGGAGCCCGCGGAGTCCTCGGTGTTGCTTGGAGGCCAGCCGGGCCCCCACAAGATCGAGGGAGTCGGGATCGGGTTCACGCCTCCACTCTGGGATCCGGCGCTGGTGGACGACATCCTGGCCGTGCGGACCGACGACGCGAAGGAGATGACCCGGCGCATCGCCCGCGAGGAGGCGCTCTTCGCGGGGACGTCCTCCGGTGCGAATGTCATCGCCGCGATCCGCGTGGGGCAGCAGTTGGGCCCGGGTGCGAGGGTGGTCACGCTGATGGTGGATTCCGGGCTGAAGTACCTGAGCACGGATGTGTATCGGGGAACGTAG
- a CDS encoding VOC family protein: MAPAKRHLPEGYHTVTPILTLEDCAAALDWYGRALGAEDVAKSLGPDGKVMHAEFRIGASKLMAHDTMMGGRGPRGFGGSPMALWIYVEDCDALFQRAVAAGATVVRPVEDQFWGDRCGTLKDPHGYAWTVATHKEDLSRAEMDARAAEFFKNFAPAGKGGS, encoded by the coding sequence ATGGCACCCGCGAAGCGACACCTCCCCGAGGGCTACCACACGGTGACGCCCATCCTCACACTCGAAGACTGCGCGGCTGCGCTCGACTGGTACGGCAGGGCCCTCGGCGCGGAAGATGTCGCCAAGAGCCTGGGGCCCGACGGAAAGGTCATGCACGCGGAATTTCGAATCGGCGCTTCCAAGCTCATGGCGCACGACACCATGATGGGCGGCAGGGGCCCCAGGGGATTCGGCGGCTCTCCCATGGCGCTGTGGATCTACGTGGAGGATTGCGACGCTCTCTTCCAGCGCGCCGTCGCGGCGGGCGCGACCGTGGTCCGGCCCGTGGAGGACCAATTCTGGGGTGACCGCTGCGGAACGCTGAAGGACCCGCACGGGTACGCGTGGACCGTGGCGACGCACAAGGAGGACCTCAGCCGGGCCGAGATGGACGCACGGGCGGCCGAGTTCTTCAAGAACTTCGCCCCGGCCGGCAAGGGCGGCTCGTAG
- a CDS encoding amidase: MPDTTLDRDSLAFDSITALAARIRSGAVGPVALTEQLLDRAAALDPHFHAFIVLLRDRAMAEARAAEAALRSGRDLGPLHGIPFAVKDLFDVKEAATTAGTRVLSRNIAREDSEAVRRLSAAGMVLLGKTHTIQLAFGVIGINHDFGTPHNPWHREPHAPGGSSSGSGVAVASGMVPLALGTDTGGSIRVPAALCGAVGLKTTVGRVSRSGVHPLSWTLDSVGPLTRTVEDAATVFQSLQGEDPRDKETLGIPPVDTLRGLKDGVKGLRLAFAETLFFDDVDAEVEQAVRAAGEVFRGLGARVESMEVPEAAAAWSERKRPYLVNAEACVVNRDLLDNHFDELDPVVGPRMISGRKLAATDYFLLLRRFHQLRDEVQATLRDVDALLVPTVGMVAPPLASITPEDYVKLHFKLHRNVGIGNILNLCAVSLPCGFGAGGLPIGLMIYAKPFREDLALRVACAYESATEWHSRRPDLGWTG, from the coding sequence ATGCCCGACACCACGCTGGATCGCGACTCGCTGGCCTTCGATTCCATCACCGCGCTCGCTGCCCGCATCCGCTCCGGCGCCGTGGGCCCGGTGGCGCTCACCGAGCAGCTGCTGGACCGCGCCGCCGCCCTGGATCCGCACTTCCACGCGTTCATCGTGTTGCTGCGCGACCGCGCCATGGCCGAGGCGCGCGCCGCGGAGGCCGCGCTTCGCTCCGGCCGCGACCTGGGGCCGCTGCACGGGATCCCATTCGCGGTGAAGGACCTCTTCGACGTGAAGGAGGCCGCCACCACCGCGGGAACGCGCGTGCTCTCGCGGAATATCGCGCGCGAGGACAGCGAAGCGGTGCGCCGGCTCTCGGCGGCGGGCATGGTGCTGCTGGGCAAGACCCACACCATCCAGCTGGCATTCGGCGTGATCGGCATCAACCACGATTTCGGTACGCCGCACAATCCGTGGCACCGCGAGCCCCACGCCCCCGGCGGGTCCTCGAGCGGGAGCGGAGTGGCGGTGGCATCCGGGATGGTGCCGCTGGCGCTGGGCACCGACACCGGCGGCTCCATCCGCGTGCCCGCCGCCCTGTGCGGCGCGGTGGGCCTCAAGACCACCGTGGGTCGCGTGAGCCGCTCGGGGGTGCACCCGCTCAGCTGGACACTGGACAGCGTGGGCCCGCTCACCCGCACCGTCGAGGACGCGGCCACGGTGTTCCAGTCGCTTCAGGGCGAGGACCCACGCGACAAGGAGACTCTTGGCATCCCGCCGGTGGACACGCTGCGCGGCCTCAAGGACGGCGTGAAGGGCCTGCGCCTGGCCTTCGCCGAGACGCTCTTCTTCGACGACGTGGACGCGGAAGTGGAGCAGGCGGTGCGCGCCGCCGGCGAGGTGTTCCGCGGCCTGGGCGCACGCGTGGAGAGCATGGAGGTGCCCGAGGCGGCCGCCGCATGGAGCGAGCGCAAGCGCCCGTACCTGGTCAACGCGGAGGCCTGCGTCGTCAACCGCGACCTGCTGGACAACCACTTCGACGAGCTGGACCCGGTGGTGGGCCCGCGCATGATTTCAGGGCGCAAGCTGGCCGCCACGGACTATTTCCTGCTGCTGCGCCGCTTCCATCAGCTGCGCGACGAAGTGCAGGCGACGCTGCGCGACGTGGACGCCCTGCTGGTGCCGACCGTGGGGATGGTGGCGCCGCCGCTGGCCTCGATCACGCCCGAAGACTACGTGAAGCTCCACTTCAAGTTGCACCGGAACGTGGGCATCGGCAACATCCTCAACCTGTGCGCGGTGTCGCTGCCGTGCGGGTTCGGCGCCGGCGGCCTGCCCATCGGGCTGATGATCTACGCCAAACCCTTCCGGGAGGACCTGGCATTGCGAGTGGCCTGCGCGTACGAGAGCGCCACGGAATGGCATTCCCGCCGGCCGGACCTCGGCTGGACGGGCTAG
- a CDS encoding DUF438 domain-containing protein, giving the protein MGMGWSELLKQDHEITERVFAAMESAFASPGGPSPVMVAKLREYVCDYVDRCHNMKEERHLFPLIEELGVPRHGGPLAVMLAEHETGRQILSRFAPLADAVAAGDGSRAVELGKAFREYAALCKDHFWKENDILYPMALRLMSERDGAAVVAGIEDVETGLGPQTRERYYRLAQEIIDAGNLDDLAVGLDPAVLAAILNTLPVELSFVDQDDTVRYFSHEHGEKIFGRTRGVIGTQVQNCHPQQSVHVVNQILADFKAGSRQVAEFWIEMNGRMVHIRYWPVRNPEGRYLGCLETVQDVTGIRALTGERRLLDA; this is encoded by the coding sequence ATGGGCATGGGCTGGAGCGAGCTCCTGAAACAGGACCACGAGATCACCGAGAGAGTCTTCGCCGCGATGGAGAGCGCCTTCGCATCCCCGGGCGGCCCGTCGCCGGTCATGGTGGCGAAGCTGCGTGAGTACGTGTGCGACTACGTGGACCGCTGTCACAACATGAAGGAGGAACGGCACCTCTTCCCGCTCATCGAGGAGCTGGGAGTGCCGCGCCACGGCGGCCCCCTGGCGGTCATGCTCGCGGAGCACGAGACCGGCCGGCAGATCCTCTCCCGCTTCGCCCCCCTGGCGGACGCGGTGGCCGCGGGCGACGGCAGCCGGGCGGTCGAACTGGGCAAGGCCTTCCGTGAGTATGCCGCGCTGTGCAAGGACCACTTCTGGAAGGAGAACGACATCCTCTACCCCATGGCGCTGCGCCTCATGTCGGAGCGCGACGGCGCGGCCGTGGTGGCCGGGATCGAGGACGTGGAGACCGGTCTCGGCCCGCAGACCCGCGAGCGCTATTATCGCCTGGCCCAGGAGATCATTGACGCCGGGAACCTGGACGATCTCGCTGTGGGTCTCGACCCGGCGGTGCTCGCGGCGATCCTCAACACCCTGCCCGTGGAACTCTCCTTCGTGGACCAGGACGACACCGTGCGCTACTTCAGTCACGAGCACGGGGAGAAGATCTTCGGCCGCACGCGCGGAGTGATCGGGACCCAGGTCCAGAACTGCCACCCGCAGCAGAGCGTGCACGTGGTCAACCAGATCCTCGCCGATTTCAAGGCCGGCAGCCGCCAGGTGGCCGAGTTCTGGATCGAGATGAACGGGCGCATGGTCCACATCCGCTACTGGCCGGTGCGCAACCCCGAGGGGCGCTACCTGGGCTGCCTGGAGACCGTGCAGGACGTGACCGGCATCCGGGCGCTCACGGGGGAGAGGCGCCTGCTCGACGCCTGA
- a CDS encoding trehalose-6-phosphate synthase — protein MEQGVQRSGTSLGARLSDALGLAADRQLLLHSSRDLMDAESLRVWARDALSGNRLVVVSNREPYSHRRGPGGVRMNRNPGGLVVALDAVLRATGGTWVAHGSGDADEEYSDKRGRLAVPEDGPAYTLARQWLSEGDVRRYYAGFANGALWPLSHLVFVRPRLDELDWESYRQVNRRFARAALEEVGRDPGVVLLQDYHLAMCAGYIKAERPDLRVALFWHIPWPGPDVFRVLPWKEALLDGLLANDVLGFHLREHGMSFLETVASELEARVDFARMTVDRRGHTTRIRAFPIGTDVDGIARHSSGAACRAATARWRERLGLGPGPVALGVDRLDYTKGIPERFQALRRLLEKYPRWRGSLQFVQVGVPTRVELPEYRELTARVEALAQGLNRDFGSVGRPFLHLIKHDLDFADVVALYRLGNVAAVTPLHDGMNLVAKEYVAARPDLGGALVLSRFTGAAREFRTAALVNPYDTEAVADAMDEVLSTPTSEARRRMAALRERLLRNTIYDWAKDLLDCVLRLDPQFEEGR, from the coding sequence ATGGAACAGGGAGTGCAGCGATCCGGCACCAGCCTGGGTGCGCGGCTGAGCGATGCCCTGGGCCTGGCGGCGGACCGACAGCTGCTGCTGCATTCGAGCCGCGATCTTATGGATGCAGAGTCGCTCCGCGTCTGGGCGCGGGACGCCCTGTCCGGAAATCGGCTGGTGGTGGTCTCCAATCGCGAGCCCTACTCGCACCGGCGGGGCCCCGGGGGAGTGCGGATGAACCGCAATCCCGGAGGTCTCGTGGTCGCGCTGGATGCGGTCCTGCGCGCCACCGGAGGCACCTGGGTGGCCCACGGCTCCGGGGACGCCGACGAGGAGTACTCCGACAAGCGCGGGAGACTCGCGGTGCCTGAAGACGGGCCGGCCTACACGCTCGCGAGGCAGTGGTTGAGCGAAGGCGACGTGCGCCGTTACTACGCCGGGTTCGCAAACGGCGCACTCTGGCCCCTCTCGCACCTCGTCTTCGTCCGCCCCCGCCTGGATGAACTGGACTGGGAGAGCTACCGGCAGGTGAACCGCCGATTCGCGCGCGCGGCGCTCGAGGAGGTGGGGCGCGACCCCGGCGTGGTGCTGCTCCAGGACTACCACCTGGCGATGTGCGCCGGGTACATCAAGGCGGAACGCCCCGATCTGCGGGTGGCCCTGTTCTGGCACATTCCATGGCCCGGGCCGGATGTCTTCCGGGTCCTGCCCTGGAAGGAGGCTTTGCTGGACGGACTGCTCGCCAACGACGTTCTGGGGTTCCACCTGCGCGAGCATGGCATGAGCTTCCTGGAGACCGTGGCTTCCGAACTGGAGGCGCGCGTGGATTTCGCGCGGATGACCGTGGACCGCCGCGGGCACACCACGCGCATCCGGGCCTTCCCGATCGGCACCGACGTGGACGGGATCGCCCGGCATTCTTCGGGCGCCGCTTGCCGCGCCGCCACGGCGCGCTGGCGCGAACGGCTCGGCCTGGGACCGGGGCCGGTCGCGCTCGGGGTGGACCGGCTCGATTACACGAAGGGCATCCCGGAGCGGTTCCAGGCCCTGCGGCGCCTGCTGGAGAAATATCCCCGCTGGCGTGGGTCGCTGCAGTTCGTGCAGGTGGGCGTGCCGACCCGCGTGGAGCTGCCCGAGTACCGGGAGCTGACTGCCCGCGTGGAGGCCCTGGCGCAGGGTCTGAACCGCGACTTCGGGTCCGTGGGCCGCCCCTTCCTGCACCTCATCAAGCACGACCTGGACTTCGCTGACGTGGTGGCCTTGTACCGCCTCGGCAACGTGGCCGCCGTCACGCCCCTGCACGATGGAATGAACCTGGTGGCCAAGGAGTACGTGGCGGCCCGGCCCGACCTGGGGGGCGCCCTCGTGCTCAGCCGGTTCACCGGGGCCGCGCGCGAATTCCGCACCGCGGCACTGGTGAATCCCTACGACACGGAGGCGGTGGCAGACGCGATGGACGAGGTGCTGTCCACGCCAACTTCCGAGGCGCGGCGTCGCATGGCCGCCCTGCGAGAACGGCTCCTGCGCAACACCATCTACGACTGGGCGAAGGACCTGCTGGACTGCGTCCTGCGGCTGGACCCCCAGTTCGAGGAAGGAAGGTAG
- a CDS encoding FAD-binding oxidoreductase: protein MSGTVISPADKTYDEARKIWNGDVDRRPAVIARCASVEDVRAALAFGRSRGLQIAVKAGGHSLPGHSLADDALLIDLRPMNKVSIDATARRATVQGGAIWSEVDVPAQEHGLAVTGGHVTHTGVAGLTLGGGIGHIMRKFGLVVDNLLSAQIVTADGRVLKASEKENPDLFWAIRGGGGNFGIVTEFEFRLAPLGPTVLGGLAFWAPEKGPELMRRYREFCKTAPDEVTTLLVHLCAPPFDFVPKDVQHKPGYALVVAGTDVAVAERAVKEMRSFAPPLFDVIGPMPYLALQGMFDPALPHGTQTYLKGHYLQEMSDDAIRVIHERAAKMPAGRSQVFIAQMGGAVARVADEATSFGGRDAAFQTFAIGIWEDPADRTATVDWVRGYWDAMQPYAHGAYVNLSSEQDQASLRTTYGDAKFARLQRIKAKYDPENVFRLNQNIEPAKLG, encoded by the coding sequence ATGAGCGGAACGGTTATCTCACCCGCGGACAAGACTTACGACGAGGCGAGGAAGATCTGGAATGGCGACGTGGACCGGCGGCCGGCCGTGATCGCCCGTTGCGCCAGCGTGGAGGACGTGCGGGCCGCCCTGGCCTTCGGACGCTCCCGGGGGCTGCAGATCGCGGTCAAGGCCGGCGGGCACAGCCTGCCGGGCCACTCGCTCGCGGACGACGCCCTGCTCATTGACCTGCGCCCGATGAACAAGGTCTCGATCGACGCCACGGCGCGCCGCGCCACCGTCCAGGGTGGCGCGATCTGGTCCGAGGTGGATGTCCCGGCGCAGGAGCACGGGCTCGCAGTGACGGGCGGGCACGTGACCCACACCGGCGTCGCGGGACTGACACTCGGCGGCGGCATCGGCCACATCATGCGAAAGTTCGGCCTGGTCGTGGACAACCTGCTGTCGGCGCAGATCGTGACCGCCGACGGCCGCGTGCTGAAGGCGAGCGAGAAGGAGAACCCGGACCTCTTCTGGGCGATCCGGGGCGGCGGTGGGAATTTCGGCATCGTCACGGAGTTCGAGTTCCGGCTCGCGCCCCTGGGGCCCACCGTGCTCGGCGGCCTGGCTTTCTGGGCCCCGGAGAAGGGCCCGGAACTGATGCGACGCTACCGCGAGTTCTGCAAGACCGCTCCCGACGAGGTAACCACCCTGCTGGTTCACCTGTGCGCCCCGCCGTTCGACTTCGTCCCCAAGGACGTGCAGCACAAGCCCGGGTACGCGCTGGTCGTGGCCGGCACCGATGTGGCGGTGGCCGAGCGCGCCGTGAAGGAGATGCGGTCGTTCGCCCCCCCGCTCTTCGATGTCATCGGGCCGATGCCCTACCTCGCCCTGCAGGGGATGTTCGACCCGGCGCTGCCGCACGGCACGCAGACCTATCTCAAGGGCCACTACCTGCAGGAGATGAGCGACGACGCGATCCGGGTGATCCACGAGCGGGCGGCGAAGATGCCTGCCGGGCGATCCCAGGTGTTCATCGCGCAGATGGGCGGGGCCGTGGCCCGCGTGGCGGACGAGGCCACCTCGTTCGGCGGCCGTGACGCGGCGTTCCAGACGTTCGCGATCGGGATCTGGGAAGACCCCGCGGACCGGACTGCGACCGTGGACTGGGTGCGCGGCTACTGGGATGCGATGCAGCCATACGCACACGGTGCCTACGTCAATCTCTCCAGCGAGCAGGACCAGGCGTCGCTCCGCACCACCTACGGCGACGCGAAGTTCGCGAGGCTCCAGCGCATCAAAGCGAAGTACGATCCGGAAAACGTCTTCCGGCTGAACCAGAACATCGAACCGGCGAAACTCGGGTGA
- a CDS encoding HAMP domain-containing protein, with protein MRFSLRWKILAFAVLPLLALTVPPLWIVNRNVSRQVGRNTNEDLARAAAVFEQMLAARATQLAVDGQVIVRDPKFFAMLTVPREERTAEFDATVAGVARDFNAVTRTDVFDVLDDRGQPLASEGLGSREGGAPAALVRAALSGAPASGVALRGASPFQLTATPVLVSGRVAGVLVVGMRIGQSLAEQLRTLTRSEVTFVFNGIVSGSTLREPADREALRTTLGAAAVSRGSRRATDGPYALQGHGQRYLTLARAIPGSGPSGGQYYALQRSLDAETAFLRRIQGQLELLGLFAVLAALAASLLLSRGILTPIGQIVRGAMEMERGNYEFPIRVRSRDEIRYLADRFLDMRRHQQEHVARLEEVMRIKTDFLSVASHELRTPISVIQGFQELLAGGVLGPLSDPQQEAVRAIGKSTAALTRIAEDATRMSQIEREELVLEPGEHDLSALLREAIAASRAVAPGREVEVSLRAVLAPAPLRVDGPRLVQAVGNLVRNGIRFTPDGGRVEVEAGCAGSGVWIAVRDTGIGIAPGKQREVFERPLSLRDSLQHHSSDTLEFCSAGMGLGLTIARGIVEAHRGSIEVVSAPGQGSTFTVRLPAAVLMEEENAA; from the coding sequence ATGCGTTTCTCGCTGCGGTGGAAGATCCTCGCCTTCGCGGTCCTGCCGCTCCTGGCGCTCACGGTCCCGCCCCTGTGGATCGTGAACCGCAACGTGTCCCGGCAGGTGGGCCGCAACACCAACGAGGACCTGGCCCGCGCCGCGGCGGTCTTCGAGCAGATGCTGGCCGCGCGCGCCACGCAGCTGGCGGTGGACGGCCAGGTGATCGTAAGGGACCCGAAGTTCTTCGCGATGCTCACCGTGCCGCGGGAGGAGCGCACCGCTGAGTTCGACGCCACGGTGGCCGGGGTGGCCCGCGACTTCAACGCCGTCACCCGCACGGATGTCTTCGACGTGCTGGACGACCGGGGCCAGCCGCTGGCCTCCGAGGGGCTGGGCTCGCGCGAGGGGGGAGCGCCTGCGGCACTGGTGCGTGCGGCGCTGTCCGGCGCACCTGCCTCGGGGGTGGCGCTGCGCGGGGCCTCGCCGTTCCAGCTCACCGCCACCCCAGTCCTGGTGAGCGGCCGCGTGGCCGGCGTGCTGGTGGTGGGCATGCGCATCGGCCAGTCGCTGGCCGAGCAACTGCGCACGCTGACCCGGAGCGAAGTGACCTTTGTATTCAACGGGATCGTCAGCGGGAGCACGCTGCGCGAGCCGGCGGATCGCGAGGCGCTCAGGACCACGCTCGGCGCGGCGGCCGTCTCCCGTGGCTCGAGGCGCGCCACCGACGGCCCGTACGCGCTCCAGGGGCACGGGCAGCGCTACCTCACCCTGGCCCGGGCCATCCCGGGATCGGGGCCCTCCGGAGGCCAGTACTACGCCCTGCAGCGCTCGCTGGACGCCGAAACGGCATTCCTGAGGCGGATCCAGGGGCAACTGGAGCTGCTGGGGCTCTTCGCCGTGCTGGCGGCGCTGGCCGCGAGCCTGCTGCTTTCTCGCGGCATCCTCACGCCCATCGGGCAGATCGTGCGTGGCGCGATGGAGATGGAGCGCGGCAACTACGAGTTCCCCATCCGCGTGCGTTCCCGCGACGAGATCCGTTACCTGGCCGACCGCTTCCTCGACATGCGCCGACACCAGCAGGAGCACGTGGCGCGCCTGGAGGAGGTGATGCGCATCAAGACCGACTTCCTGAGCGTGGCGTCGCACGAGCTGCGCACACCCATCTCGGTGATCCAGGGCTTCCAGGAACTGCTGGCGGGGGGCGTGCTGGGTCCCCTGTCGGACCCGCAGCAGGAAGCCGTGAGGGCGATCGGAAAGAGCACCGCCGCGCTGACCCGGATCGCCGAGGACGCCACCCGGATGTCCCAGATCGAGCGCGAGGAACTGGTGCTGGAGCCGGGCGAGCACGATCTGAGCGCGCTGCTGCGGGAGGCCATCGCCGCCTCGCGGGCGGTGGCTCCGGGCCGGGAGGTGGAGGTCAGTCTCCGGGCGGTCCTCGCGCCAGCGCCCCTGCGCGTGGACGGGCCGCGCCTGGTGCAGGCGGTGGGCAACCTGGTGCGCAACGGCATCCGGTTCACGCCGGACGGGGGCAGGGTGGAGGTGGAAGCGGGATGTGCCGGGAGCGGCGTGTGGATCGCGGTCCGGGACACCGGCATCGGCATCGCACCCGGGAAGCAGCGCGAAGTGTTCGAGCGGCCACTGTCGCTGCGGGACTCGCTGCAGCACCACTCCTCGGACACCCTGGAGTTCTGTTCGGCGGGGATGGGACTGGGGCTCACGATCGCGCGCGGCATCGTGGAGGCGCACCGAGGCAGCATCGAAGTGGTGAGCGCGCCGGGGCAGGGCAGCACGTTCACGGTGCGCCTGCCGGCGGCGGTACTCATGGAAGAGGAGAATGCGGCGTGA
- a CDS encoding glycosyltransferase, translated as MTGTPTLDRYQALLGTQELDRLEALARQFRGHRLVMVNSTASGGGVAEILRGMMVLLGELGIDAAWEVMGGDAGFYRVTKAIHNGLHGRPAGLTAEMRETYRARMEIEAARLRLDGDVIMIHDPQPAGLVALRRRGGQAWIWRCHIDLSAPDPETWEFLEPWVALHAAAIFSAAAFVRPLPIPSFLAPPSIDPFADKNRELADGEMQNAIRSLGLEGERPILAQVSRFDRLKDPVGVVHAFARVKRRRDAVLVLAGGSADDDPEGVEVLEETRSAAGKVGDVRVLELPNDANVEINALQRASTVVFQKSLREGFALTVSEALWKRRATVVSAVGGIPLQVIHERTGLLVHSIEGAAFQALRLLERPGLRRRLGEAGREHVRLHFLQPRETRDYLAVGLTALAQQASGTLPHARSPLLLPSGRRAGGPA; from the coding sequence ATGACGGGCACTCCCACCCTGGACCGCTACCAGGCGCTGCTCGGAACCCAGGAGCTGGACCGCCTCGAAGCGCTGGCGCGGCAGTTCCGAGGGCACCGGCTGGTGATGGTGAACTCCACCGCCTCCGGTGGAGGAGTGGCTGAGATCCTGCGCGGCATGATGGTGCTGCTGGGAGAACTCGGCATCGATGCTGCCTGGGAGGTGATGGGCGGCGACGCCGGGTTCTACCGGGTCACGAAGGCCATCCACAACGGCCTTCACGGGCGGCCCGCCGGGCTCACCGCGGAGATGCGCGAGACCTACCGTGCGCGCATGGAGATCGAGGCCGCGCGCCTTCGACTCGACGGCGACGTGATCATGATCCACGATCCGCAGCCCGCGGGCCTGGTGGCGCTCCGCCGCCGGGGGGGGCAGGCGTGGATCTGGCGCTGCCACATCGACCTCTCCGCGCCGGACCCGGAGACCTGGGAGTTCCTGGAGCCGTGGGTGGCCCTCCACGCCGCCGCCATCTTCTCGGCCGCGGCATTCGTGCGGCCGCTGCCCATCCCCTCGTTCCTGGCGCCGCCCTCCATCGATCCCTTCGCGGACAAGAACCGCGAGCTGGCCGACGGCGAGATGCAGAATGCGATCCGGTCGCTCGGCCTCGAGGGGGAACGGCCCATCCTGGCCCAGGTGTCGCGCTTCGACCGGCTCAAGGACCCGGTCGGCGTCGTGCACGCGTTCGCGCGGGTGAAGCGGCGACGGGATGCCGTCCTGGTGCTTGCCGGTGGCTCGGCCGACGACGACCCCGAGGGTGTGGAGGTTCTGGAGGAAACACGTTCGGCAGCCGGCAAGGTCGGCGATGTTCGTGTGCTGGAGCTGCCCAACGACGCGAATGTCGAAATCAACGCGCTGCAGCGGGCATCCACGGTGGTGTTCCAGAAGTCGCTGCGCGAGGGATTCGCGCTCACGGTATCCGAGGCGCTCTGGAAGCGCCGGGCCACCGTCGTGTCGGCCGTCGGGGGGATTCCGCTGCAGGTGATTCACGAGCGCACCGGGCTGCTGGTGCATTCCATCGAGGGGGCGGCCTTCCAGGCGCTCCGGCTCCTGGAGCGGCCGGGCCTGCGGCGGCGGTTGGGGGAGGCCGGCAGGGAACATGTCCGGCTCCACTTCCTCCAGCCGCGTGAGACCCGGGACTACCTCGCGGTGGGGCTCACGGCCCTGGCGCAGCAGGCGTCGGGCACACTCCCGCACGCGAGATCTCCACTCCTGCTGCCGTCGGGGAGGCGAGCCGGGGGCCCGGCGTGA